The Coffea arabica cultivar ET-39 chromosome 2c, Coffea Arabica ET-39 HiFi, whole genome shotgun sequence genome includes the window CTCCCAGATGATGATGAATGTCTTGTGCCAACAAAACCAGTaagaatttttttaacaaaacaaaaaagacaaTAAGAAAATTACatcctctttcttttggaatacATACTTGAGACAAATATTTGACCAACATTATTATACTTGTATTACAAGGTAAAtaatccagaaaaaaaaacaatacatttattaaaaaaaaaaaaaaaaaagaaggtccACTATATTCTAGTAAACAGATTCATCTCTAAGTAATAGTTTCCCTCTTTTACCTTGACAGAAGAGTGAAATTGTTGGTAATTGATTCTTGAACACGGAATAGATAAATATCCGGGGTTGGTGGGGGTTAGTTAACTCTTAGTAGAAGCCGCCCTGCTGGGCTTGCCCCTGTGGGGGTTCTTTCTCACATCGGTACTGGGGGGGTGTTGGGATGGGTAGTTAAGTCCCCTGGACGCCTTCAAAAGTTGAAGGTTTTTGAAGGTTGTTCGGGGACCTAGGTTTAATTATCGTTCTTGCTTTCCGTCAAGAAAATGTcagaaaaaaaatagataaatatcctTGTGAATCTTGCTTTGACCAAAAAGCTTTTCGTGACCGTATTAAAGAATCAAGCTCGAGCGTGAGCCCCCATACCATATATTTATTGCTGATTGATATGCGCAAACGTCTGACTAATATCATGGAGGAGAAAGAATAAACATTTAGCTTCCAGGAAGTAGAAAATTTTGATTGGATTAACTTATTCTCCATTATTAGCATGCTGACTTGATTGGAAAAACTTTTCGCtctctcctcttcttcttcttctttatttttccaatttcgATCTGCCTCttattttggacaaaaaatcTCAGTGGCCATTAAACTATATTTCGCATCTACTTTGGACGATCAAATTGTTTATCGTTTCAATTCAGCCACTCATCTAACTAATTAGTAAAATAGAATAGGAGTAGTACGTAGTATACCCGTCTGATGCGATGGTGATTTAGTCTCTTGACCCAATTGAGTCCTCTTCCTCAGTATCGAATAGAGTAGACGTAAAATAGACAAGTTCTAattgatccaaaaaaaaaaacactaattAATTAGTGCACCTGTGGCTATTTGTCAAATTTTGCTTTTAATCTAAAGAATAAATCAAGTGTAAATCACCACCTGTCAAGACCTAAGGGTAAATATGTCACTAAATAGGGATATTTTGGTGAAGATATCAAGCATGAGATCTCTGTTCTAAGTAATGCGAAATGCAATTATTAATTGACCGACAACTTTCTGTGCCAAGCcatccgtttttttttttttttccttcctcgATGTCTTCTATTTCTAGTTATCTAGTAAAGCATTATTATTCCCATATTATCAATCAATCACAGACGAAATTGAATAATCAAACAATTTTAGGCATACTGCTGATTTAAACCATCTTTCAAGATATTTTACTCCTGATTTAATGCTTGACTCGTTTGGTATGCTAGAGGATTGTTTATTTGTCCCGCGCAAAATCTCAGCACTTTCATGGGTGATATTGCAACAAAAagaggaaataaaaaaaaaaaaaaagagagaaggaagaAACATAGAAATAGCCGAAGCCTCCAATGCGTATTTGGCTGGGCACCAAAGTCAAAACCCTTTAAGCCAAGGTCACCTAAATCACCATCAACCTTCAAAATTGTGGCGAGATAAACATTCAAAATTTACTAGACAAATTTTGAGAAACAAACCCTTTTGACATTAACGAGGAAATCCATTCATTAATTAGATTCTCACGAGGGAAGATCATTCAAAATGTTCTTCATATTTTCtaaaatgattttattttttatttcttatttttaaaagtataattttacattttttttttataaattcatATTAGTCAAATTTGGTTTCTACTTAGATTTTCGATTAGTTTTTTTATCGAAAATCACCACGTGCCTTACCCGTAATCATTTTTTATGAGCAAATTTGTCCAATTATATTTCACATAATTCGATCCATAATCCcttatatttcacaaaatgaattttttcattacTCATTGATCAGGTGTACCCAAAAAACTATTCATAGACAtaatcaatgagggatgaaaaaattcattttatgagatgtgagggataaaaaataataattttgtgAGATGCAGGGGATAAAAagatttattttgtaaaatatgagaACTAGGGGTACTATCAAGTCAAATCACTCGCGAGTAGTTTGCGAGCGACTTGGATCGAATCAAAATTCGATCGAGTTCAAATTTCGAGTTGCTTGTTATATGTAACGAGTCAAGTTTGAGTATCAGAAGTAAATATTAGAGTATTATTCGACAAGGTTAAtcgaatatttatatatttttatacatTATATATTTTGTGtcataaaaaatgatcatgttcAACGCATGTGATggatttcaacaaaaaaaaaaaactaattgaaAACTAGAtaggaattaaatttgatcaatataattttgtaaagacgtgaaattacacttttaaaaatgaaaaataaaaaaaatattttgtaaaatacGAGAGAttttttgaacgattttccctctctcttccctcaTAGTCTCATAACTCCCAATATCTCACGATCCCATACCAAAGTTGTCACAAGATAAAACATTCAAACTTTAATTTTgacaaacaaaccctttttgacatTAATGAGGAAATCCATTCATTAATTAGATTCCCATGAGGAAAAATCGTTCGAAACgtctctcacattttgtaaataatttttttttcatttcttatattttaaatGTGCAATTTTACGTTTTTTACAAATTTATATTAGTTAAATTTGATTCCTATCTAAATTTtcgactaattttttttttatcgaattCTACGACATGCCTTAcatatgatcattttttaggagcaaatttgtcaaattatattttacataattcgATCCATAATctctcatatttcacaaaataaaattttttaccccatattgatcatgtgtacgaataagacattcatacacatgatcaatggGGGATGAAAAGATTCATTTTGTAAGATgttagggatgaaaaaaattaatttgatcACGTTCAACGCACCTGATGGATTTCAATgaaaaattagtcaaaaaattaGATAAGAACtaaatttgatcaaaatgaaTATGTAAGAGacataaaattatactttttcaAAGTgggagatgaaaaaatttaactttataaaatgtgaaaaaTCTTTGAACGATTTTCCTACTCTCGTAGTCTCAGAAGTCCCAACTCCCAATATCTCACGATCCCCCACCAAAAATCTCGCGTCTTTTCAAGTCTGACTGCTGCTCACACACAACACATAGtagtttgtattttttttttccgaaactaTTTGCAGTAGTTTGTAAGTAGTAGCAGTAAATAATACACTGTAGATGTCGTTGACTCATCATACTGGATGACGACCATTGCTACCTTATTGACGAAAGGGGACACCTCTCCGCAGCCTCTGCCGCTGGCATCTCTCCATCCCCTCTaattattcaaattttctttttttttccccttttttaaGCTCTTTCCAATTCCTCCTCTCTTACCTTTTTAGCTGCGTACGGAATATTGAGTTGTCTTGAGCAGCTTATAAAAGGAGAAACGTCTCACAAGCCATCTTATCCTGCTGCTAATTGATTTCTTTAATGGTGTAAGAACCAGACAAACTCTGTTAATCTTATCAATCCACCTGTTCGATCATCATCACCTTTGCTTTCTTTCTCTCGTTTGGTACTTACATTCAAGTATTAGATACCAGTAAATCCCTCTACTCCGGCCAGACTCCTCAAGATagctttcttttttgttattttttctttttatatcgaTCAGTGCTTAGTTTAATGGATATTTGAAGTGCGGAAAACTATTGTCTTAAGTACTTTTCGGGCTTTGGGGATTCGAAAAGGGTTCCCTTGATCATAAGTAAGTATATTAAAGAATCGCATTGCTCCAGGCATCTCAAGAAACccatcctttttctctttcttaatGCTTGTACGGGATTGAAGGGTCGAAACTAGTGGTTGAAGTACCTTTTTGGCATTGAATTGATGGGATTGTAAATGGGTTCTCTTGAAAGTGGCCTTCCATTGAAGAGAGATCAGGATTTACTTCGGTCTTCATCTACTACAGGGAGGAGCTTTAATCAGAGGCAGCAGGCTGCTAGATCAAGATTTGCAAGATTGTTTTTCTTCAAGAAGTTTGATTATCTGATATGGATTTGTACGGTAGctgtgtttcttttctttcttgtacttTTCCAAATGTTCTTGCTCGGCTCAATTATGGAGAAATCTGAGACTTTCTTGAGAGTGAATGACGGAGTTGGTGATGTAGATTTGGCATTGTTGAAAGGGTTTGGTGGATTGGATTTTGGTGAAGATATCAAGTTTGAGCCATCAAAGCTATTGGCCAAGTTTCGGAATGATGCTATACTGGCTAATGGAACTGTTGTTTCAAGGAATCATCTGACATTTGGTTATAGAAAACCCAAGCTTGCTGTggtgagagctctttcttgtattgttttaaCTTCTGAAGAATTTAAGTTCTTATAATCTCAACGTTCTTTACAATAGATTCAATTATTTAGTTAGTTGTTATCAGCTGCAGATCGTTACACACTTTAAGGATTTTCCTGtttcaagtgttttttttttggggtaaataGCTCGTTAGTTGTTGCTCCTTCTGTCTTGGGGCCTTCTCTTAGTTGCATAATACTCTTTTCTTATTTTGACTTGTCCACATAGGTCTTTGCCAATCTTTTGGTTGATCCCTATCAAATACAAATGGTTACTATTGCAGCTGTATTGCGGAGAGTAGGATATGAAATTGAGGTAAATATGCTGACTTCGCAAATGAAATGTATAGCATGTTCTGAATTTCATTTCGTCCATGATGCACAGATAACCGGTTTGGTTAATTCATGTAACAAGTTCAGGGTTTAGCTTTCCTGTTGCTTGAATTTCTGAATGTCATTTTATATTATCATTTTGGTTCTTCTAAACAATCTGCTCATCTTCTACTTCAAAGCATGGATTTTCCCTGGGATATTGAGCACCATTTACTACCTTACTCTTGGTACGGTAGCTGCAGAAACCCCTGCATCATGGTTTACTTTGTTTAACTTCAGTTTGTCAGTCACTTTCTAAGCTAGGGGCAGCcttatgaaataataatttgttACCCACCGACAGTATGAGACAAATTTAATCTTAACAATTGTAAGTTGTTTTTATTTGGCACGGTCTAACAGAATGATTTGCTAATTGTCTCCAGGACCCAGCTTAGCTGGTAGGGACATTAGCCAGTGACCATGGTCCCTAGTTCGACATTTGCTAATTGCTAATCGCCCATTCTCCCTTGTAAGGTTTTCAATGTCCTCTtgaacccccaaaaaaaaaagaatggtttGCTAATCTCTCTTGCAAGCTATCTTGGTGTGGCGGAAGATTGGACATAGACTCTACCAGTTTTAACAATAGAAATTTAATTGACTAGAAAGACTGAAAACTTTACCAGTGTAAATTTGAAAGACAAAGACTTCTTACATTTCTTGGCAGTTCTATAATACTAGGTTATGCCTGAGTTTTGCCATCCCTCCAGCCATCTATGGACCAAGCATCAACACGTTAAATTTTCTTCTCTAAAATCACTGTGTAAATTTGTGATAGTCATTATCCTCTCCCAAGGGTGGCTGTTACTAACTTGTAAATGGAGACCAGACTTCAAGAGTTAGGCTGAATAATAAGTTTTTGAAAGCCCTCGGAATGATGGATGGATCCAATACTTGAGTGCTTTTATTTCAGCTCTCAAGCCTGTAAGTTCGTAAAAAAACATGAAAAGCTGTGCTCATACCCTTTACTGTTGCTTAAATATTCTCTCTAACTGAAACCTGGATTCCATTTTGAGTAGTTATCCACTTGTTATTACCAGTCAACTTTAGACAACAAAAATGCTGACATTGTGCACCTCTACAATCATGCAGAACCCCAATGCTACAGGAGAACCTAAATGGGAATGAGTGCTAGTGTGGTCTTTATGATGAGCAATCCTTTTCAAGACCTTTGAGTTTGAACCTTTTCTCAGAATGCATAACTAATCTCCTGTAGTTGGTTGCTTTCCTGGGGCTTCATTCATTATATTTGGCTCTCTTTCCATGCTTATATGACTAATTTCCTTTAGTAGACTGCTTTTTCCTGAAGctttattcattttatttggGCACTTTTTTCCAACAACCTGTCTATTAGCCTGTACAGAGACTGATTCTCTATCACCTAAACCCCATTGCCAACATAGTTCAACAAAATGAGAGCATAAAGTACTTCCATTCCTTATGTTCTCTTTCCTTAAATTTTTCCATCGTCCTTTGCTATTAAGCTTCAGTATgttatttgagaatctttctcaaCTAACCTACTACAGAATCCGAATATCAGTTGAGCAACACAACTGCATGTACGGTAGGATGTGAGTGGAAGTTTGGATGCAGGCTTCAACATTTCAATTTTGTCTTGATTTTCCAAGCCCGAATGTGCATTTGAAGCTATCCTAAAAGGACACTTCCCTATACCCACTTGTAGGCTTCAGTATTTCAATTCCATCTTGATTTTCTAAGCCCAAATGTGTGCATTTGAAGCAATCTCAAATGGACCCactccccctcccccccccccctccacacacacaaaaaaaaagaaaaaatttcggGCAGGCATTAGTTTTCTTCTTGTTAGATGTCAATTTTAAACTTTCTTCTGAAAAATGAGTGTCTTATTTGAAGCTTTACCTTTTAATCACATGTCTGCTGGCCTTACCGGTGTTTGTCTTAAACATTTGCAGGTGTTCTCCCTTGATGATGGTCCTGTACATGCTATTTGGAGAGATTATGGCTTTCCACTCCATGTCATTGAAGTCAATGAGACCATGAAGATAGCTGTTGATTGGCTGAAGTATGCttgttatttcaatttctttgagattatgtaaaatttaagtGATTATAAGACTTGAGCTGGTGTAAGTTATTTGTTAGGTGATGATTTTCCCTGTGGTTAGTACAAAAAATACCttttattttctgatttttaccTTATTTACTACATAGGATGTGGTTTTGATTAGTTGAGGTCAATTTTTTTCATGGCTTTTGTTCAGCTGGCTTGCAGATTCCTTCCTAATAAAGATAAAACAATTCTCCAACTTTGTCAAACACTTGGATGTACTAGTAAATGATGAAATATCGAAATTTCTTTGATTTTGGCTCTGTGTTTGGCTGCAGCTACGATGGGATACTTTTGAACTCTCTTGAATCTTTGGGGATTTTCTCTTGGTAAGCATCATAGTCTTGTAAAGCACAAATTCTCAATTTCTATATCTTCTGttctcttttgttcttttgctcTGTGGTTGCGTACATTGCTGGCTGTCACAGATGAAGAATCAATTTCATGATGCTCAAAAATTTACTCTTCAAAGTCCTATAAAGATTTATCAATAATAACATCTGTTGATCAGTAGCTTTGATACACTTTTGGAACTTTTTGATGATTATTACGATTTTGCTGTGGTTCATAAATCGATTGGGATCAGTTGAAATTTCCTATAGACATGTTTTGCAACTTCAATAAGACATAATCTTGAACCTTGTTTGAGCTCCTGCTTGTAGAAATATATGTTATATGTTTGTTATCCTTTACTTTTATGTTTTCTCCAGTCAAGAAAGAAAGCATCTGGTTCTACTGTCGTATAATTACTTTTAGTGTAGATCCTAGACTAGAAGCTATTTTTGGCATTCGATTAATAGTTGAATCAAATATTTAATGTTTTAGTTGACCTAAGGGTACATAAAGTGCACCTTAGAATCTTGAATCTCATGTATAAGTTTAAATTACAACATTCTGGTTAATTTTCCCTTTCTTGCCTCTcctgatgtttttttttttttttgaattttcatgGGAGATGCAtctttaaatgcatttaattcATGAAACAAAGATACAAATAGACATGATTTATATTTCTTGAATACATCTTGTTCCCCTCGAGTGCTGGCCCATTATTACATCTTATGATTATTCTCAAAGAGAAATGAATGATTTTACTTGTGTCAGCCTAATGCAGGAACCTTTTAAATATGTTCCCCTTATATGGACCATCCATGAACAAACACTTGCTGATCGTTTGAGAAACTATGCTCTTACTGGGCAGAATGAGATTGTTGAAAGTTGGAGAAAAGTCTTCAGCCGTGCGACAGTGGTTATCTTCCATAACTATGCTCTGCCGGTattttttctttgcttcttGACTCACCAAACCCCCTGGTCAAATCAAAGTTATCTGTCTTATCTTATATGAACTTGCTAAAGAGACTTGGGAAATGGTTTCTAGTTCTTCCTAAGTATTCGAATCTATATTGCAATTAAAGTTGGGTATAGCCTCCACAAATTTAATTCCAACCCACACAGATTTTAGTAGCTCTTTTTGGAGTAATTTGTGCATTGTGCATATGATTTTGCTGTACAAATGTGTATTGTTGTGCTATCcctttgatttcttttccttgAGGAATAGTTGGAAAATCATGAAGTAAAACAATGATGTTGCTTTCAATTCTTAATCCTAACATTTTTTATCTGATAACCTTGAGTCTACCttcttcactttttctttcTATGCTTCTGCTCCTAAAGAATACTGAGAGTTGAAATTATCTTGTCTATagagattttgacttgttttaaCTCTGATTGACATTTTAAATGCCATGTTTAAACCATATGTATGACTAAAGATTAATAGACTTTCCTGAAGGCTAGTTTTCTTATGGATTCATCTTGTAGATGATTTATTCGGCATGTGATGCTGGAAACTACTTCGTCATTCCGGGTACTCCTGAAGAAGCATGGGATGCAGCTAATATGCTTTCTGTTGACAAAAGTAACATGCATGTAAAGATCGAAAAGAGGTCCACTGACTTCAATATTTTGATTGTGGGATGTCAACTTTTGTATAAAGGTCTATGGCTGGAGCATGCCCTGGTATTAAAGGCATTACTACCAGTCGTTAAGGAATTTCGCAGTGAGAGCAGTATAGATACTCATTTTAAGATCATTTTCGTAGTTGGGGATTCGAATAGCAACTACAGTGCGGTTGTGGAGGTAATGGGCCTGGTATCCCATATTTGTTCTTAGTAATTTTGTAAAGTAAGACAAATTTATCAAGATTATTATTAAAAGTTCGTGATGCTTGTAGTTTCTCTACAAATACATTTTTGATACTGTTTGTTTTACAGACCATTGCTGCAAATTTGACTTACCCAGATGGAATGGTGAAGCACGTGGCATTTGATGAAAATGCAGACAAAATTCTTAGTACAGCTGATCTTGTCATATATGCATCCTTCCGTGATGAGCCATCTTTTCCAAACATATTGCTAAGAGCCATGTGCTTTGAGAAACCAGTAATAGCACCAGATATATTTATCATCAGGAAATATGTAGGCATTCAACCTCTACAATCTATTCAAAGCTTCCATGTCCTGCATTTACATTCTCAACTTATATCATGATTTATGTTGTAAAGCTTCCTTTATTCTTTGATTGGTTCAGCTTACCTAATACTAATCTCATTTGTTCACCATACTGGTTGAATATCCCAGACTAATGGGCTTAGGAAAGGATGTGAGTTCTCATGTTTGCGTGCTTCATGTCTCTGCTGATTTCAAATTATTGAAAGTCATGGTTTTGAAACTTTTTTCAGTGATAAAATTTGTGGCCTTTATCCTTTTCTTGGACAGTAGGGTTTGTAATTGGAAGACATGAACTAATGACGTAGATGATTTATGCAGAAATTTAGTTTTTGGGTAGAACATTACTTAGTTTAAATCAAGCGTAATTTTTCCTACTTAATTTACATTTAGTTTAAATCAACGTtaatttttcctaattaattTACATAATTCAAGCTTAAGAATAAGCTCATGTGGAGATCTAAATGCTTTAATGCTACATAAGCTTGtggaactggaaaattttcaaagaaaaatattGTAGTTCATAAAAGTAGAAGGAAAACTAGAACTTGTTAATCTGTCTGGTATCCTTGAAATTTGAGCCTTTACCAAAAATTTGTTCATTAGAAGTCTCAATGGTAGATTAGGTAAGTGGAGATGTCTTATATGAGGTTATAAATTTCCTTTGATGACTTCTAAGGCTACCTTTATTTcttgttaattttgttttcctctgTGTTTACTGCTTGCTGGCTTTTGAAAACTTGTTAGGTTGATGACAGAGTGAATggctttttgtttccaaaagaGAATATCAGAGTGCTGTCACAAATAGTAATGCAAGTGGTCTCAAATGGGAAATTATCTCTTCTAGCTTTAAATGCTGCTGCGATTGGAAGACAAACTGCAAAGAACCTTATGGTTTCAGAAAGCATTGACGGCTATGTTTCACTATTGGAAAATGTTCTCAAATTTCCATCTGAGGTTGCAAGTGTACAGTCTGTTCTTGAGATACCTTCCAATCTGAAAGCTTCATGGCTATGGCATCCTTTTGAACATATCAGAAATTTAAGCGAGCACAATAAAACAAAGAGGATTAATAGATTCTTAGACAAGTTTGAAAGGCAGTGGAATCATACTCAAAGAGATGGTTCTCTACCTGCAGCTCTGACAGGTGAAAATTTTGTTTACAGTATCTGGGAGGAAGAAAAATCTATTCAGGTTGCTTACATGAGGAAGAGGAGAGAAGATGCTGAGGTAAGCAACATGTTTAACATAGTCTTGCTTTTGCATTTTCTGAAATCTAGCCAGCTACTTCTCGAAGGATCCTGACACCCTTTGGAATTTGATACAGTTAAAGGATAGAACTGATCAACCTCGGGGGACTTGGGAGGATGTATATCGTAATGCTAGAAAGGCTGATCGCATTAAGAATGAACTGCATGAAAGGGATGAAGGAGAGCTTGAAAGGACAGGACAGCCATTAACTATCTATGAACCATATTTTGGGGAAGGAACTTGGCCTTTTCTGCATCGCACTTCACTCTATCGGGGCGTTGgaatggtaattttttgtgattacacattaaaatgacatattttttccattttttaccgTCTATTTTATTTGAGCTGAAAACTTACTCAATGTTAGTAAATCCCAagaacatttttctttttattcttaaTTATAGTAACTTCCTGACTTGTGGTTTCTGTCCAAAGTGCAGAATGTTAACTGCGTATGCCAATGAGTTCATATGCTCATGGGATTTAGATTTTTAATCTGTATACAGCCATGTACATTGGCTgctgttgttgttttttttttcttgttttaatgtTGTTGTTCTAATAAGTGAAAGCTAATTATTGCTAGGAGAATCCTGCTGTGGGTAGAATGGAGGGTGATATTACAGCCTAGTTCACAAAAATTTGTTTCCCTTGTTGGCTAGAAGTTAGTTGATCCAGCTTCATTTGAGAAGTCTTAGGCTTTATTTTAGTTGCCTGATTCTAGAATTACATGACAGCATAAGGTGTGACTGTCAATTTGTTAATCAGCTTTAAGTTAAATGTTTTAGAACTTGGAAGGTATTGTGAGTAGTATGCTGCCTAATTTGTTATATAATGGACACTGATTTTTCATATCTGATTTGACACATGGAATTGATGATTGTAGTCTACTAGAGGTCGGCGAAGCGGGGCTGATGATGTTGATGCACCTTCTCGGCTTCCTCTTCTACATAACCCGTATTATCGAGATGTGCTTGGTGAATGTGGAGCCTATTTTGCAATTGCAAACCGGATTGATCGCCTACATAAAAATGCTTGGATAGGCTTCCAGTCTTGGAGAGTAACTGCAAGGAAGGTACTTTCTTGATTCTGATTCTGTCTTCTTGATGATAGTCCATTTGAATGTCTCATGGTGTCTTATTTCGTCAATCTTTTAGGAAAggggttcatttgcttgctgATGGAACAGTTTTGGATACTAATTCTTCAAAAGTGATCTCTACAGTCCTCTCTGTTTCTTGAAGTGAAACTATATCTTAACATGGTGAATGAAATTAATTTGGTTgttaaaatgttgaagaagTCCGTTCCACTATAGCTGCAATCAGGATTTTATTATATCTTAACATGGtggatgaaatttgattattcaATATCTGGTAGGCAGCTATAGCTTTCTGAAACTACTCTTATCTTCTTTTCTTTAGATACATGAAATGAAGTTGATTCGATCGCCTTACAGTGCTTCAGTAACTTGTTGGAGCTTGCATCTCAAATACAATCTACTCATCTAGTGTCGGACATGCAAAAACCCTTAAATTTCACCGAAATTGATTTCTGTTCTTTGGTTGCATCTTATTTCTGTTACTAAGTTCAaaattgaatttgtatatttttgttaGTGTGTTCGGTAATGTATTAAT containing:
- the LOC113728148 gene encoding uncharacterized protein isoform X3, which translates into the protein MKIAVDWLNYDGILLNSLESLGIFSCLMQEPFKYVPLIWTIHEQTLADRLRNYALTGQNEIVESWRKVFSRATVVIFHNYALPMIYSACDAGNYFVIPGTPEEAWDAANMLSVDKSNMHVKIEKRSTDFNILIVGCQLLYKGLWLEHALVLKALLPVVKEFRSESSIDTHFKIIFVVGDSNSNYSAVVETIAANLTYPDGMVKHVAFDENADKILSTADLVIYASFRDEPSFPNILLRAMCFEKPVIAPDIFIIRKYVDDRVNGFLFPKENIRVLSQIVMQVVSNGKLSLLALNAAAIGRQTAKNLMVSESIDGYVSLLENVLKFPSEVASVQSVLEIPSNLKASWLWHPFEHIRNLSEHNKTKRINRFLDKFERQWNHTQRDGSLPAALTGENFVYSIWEEEKSIQVAYMRKRREDAELKDRTDQPRGTWEDVYRNARKADRIKNELHERDEGELERTGQPLTIYEPYFGEGTWPFLHRTSLYRGVGMSTRGRRSGADDVDAPSRLPLLHNPYYRDVLGECGAYFAIANRIDRLHKNAWIGFQSWRVTARKASQESLSRTAEISLLDAIQTRRHGDALYFWACMDMDPRNPLKHDFWTFCDAINAGNCRFAFSEALKKMYGVKHNLSSLPPMPTDGDTWSVMHSWILPTRSFLEFVMFSRMFVDALDEQFYEEHHPNGHCYLSLTKDKHCYSRVLELLVNVWAYHSARRMVYVNPETGVMQELHRLKNRRGQMWVKWFQYNTLKSMDEDLAEEADSDHPKRRWLWPLTGEVFWQGVYEKERNLRSREKEKRRQQSKDKISRIRRRTRQKTIGKYVKPPPEEMEKSNSTTMKTKLLR
- the LOC113728148 gene encoding uncharacterized protein isoform X1, whose translation is MGSLESGLPLKRDQDLLRSSSTTGRSFNQRQQAARSRFARLFFFKKFDYLIWICTVAVFLFFLVLFQMFLLGSIMEKSETFLRVNDGVGDVDLALLKGFGGLDFGEDIKFEPSKLLAKFRNDAILANGTVVSRNHLTFGYRKPKLAVVFANLLVDPYQIQMVTIAAVLRRVGYEIEVFSLDDGPVHAIWRDYGFPLHVIEVNETMKIAVDWLNYDGILLNSLESLGIFSCLMQEPFKYVPLIWTIHEQTLADRLRNYALTGQNEIVESWRKVFSRATVVIFHNYALPMIYSACDAGNYFVIPGTPEEAWDAANMLSVDKSNMHVKIEKRSTDFNILIVGCQLLYKGLWLEHALVLKALLPVVKEFRSESSIDTHFKIIFVVGDSNSNYSAVVETIAANLTYPDGMVKHVAFDENADKILSTADLVIYASFRDEPSFPNILLRAMCFEKPVIAPDIFIIRKYVDDRVNGFLFPKENIRVLSQIVMQVVSNGKLSLLALNAAAIGRQTAKNLMVSESIDGYVSLLENVLKFPSEVASVQSVLEIPSNLKASWLWHPFEHIRNLSEHNKTKRINRFLDKFERQWNHTQRDGSLPAALTGENFVYSIWEEEKSIQVAYMRKRREDAELKDRTDQPRGTWEDVYRNARKADRIKNELHERDEGELERTGQPLTIYEPYFGEGTWPFLHRTSLYRGVGMSTRGRRSGADDVDAPSRLPLLHNPYYRDVLGECGAYFAIANRIDRLHKNAWIGFQSWRVTARKASQESLSRTAEISLLDAIQTRRHGDALYFWACMDMDPRNPLKHDFWTFCDAINAGNCRFAFSEALKKMYGVKHNLSSLPPMPTDGDTWSVMHSWILPTRSFLEFVMFSRMFVDALDEQFYEEHHPNGHCYLSLTKDKHCYSRVLELLVNVWAYHSARRMVYVNPETGVMQELHRLKNRRGQMWVKWFQYNTLKSMDEDLAEEADSDHPKRRWLWPLTGEVFWQGVYEKERNLRSREKEKRRQQSKDKISRIRRRTRQKTIGKYVKPPPEEMEKSNSTTMKTKLLR
- the LOC113728148 gene encoding uncharacterized protein isoform X2: MGSLESGLPLKRDQDLLRSSSTTGRSFNQRQQAARSRFARLFFFKKFDYLIWICTVAVFLFFLVLFQMFLLGSIMEKSETFLRVNDGVGDVDLALLKGFGGLDFGEDIKFEPSKLLAKFRNDAILANGTVVSRNHLTFGYRKPKLAVVFANLLVDPYQIQMVTIAAVLRRVGYEIEVFSLDDGPVHAIWRDYGFPLHVIEVNETMKIAVDWLNYDGILLNSLESLGIFSCLMQEPFKYVPLIWTIHEQTLADRLRNYALTGQNEIVESWRKVFSRATVVIFHNYALPMIYSACDAGNYFVIPGTPEEAWDAANMLSVDKSNMHVKIEKRSTDFNILIVGCQLLYKGLWLEHALVLKALLPVVKEFRSESSIDTHFKIIFVVGDSNSNYSAVVETIAANLTYPDGMVKHVAFDENADKILSTADLVIYASFRDEPSFPNILLRAMCFEKPVIAPDIFIIRKYVDDRVNGFLFPKENIRVLSQIVMQVVSNGKLSLLALNAAAIGRQTAKNLMVSESIDGYVSLLENVLKFPSEVASVQSVLEIPSNLKASWLWHPFEHIRNLSEHNKTKRINRFLDKFERQWNHTQRDGSLPAALTGENFVYSIWEEEKSIQVAYMRKRREDAELKDRTDQPRGTWEDVYRNARKADRIKNELHERDEGELERTGQPLTIYEPYFGEGTWPFLHRTSLYRGVGMSTRGRRSGADDVDAPSRLPLLHNPYYRDVLGECGAYFAIANRIDRLHKNAWIGFQSWRVTARKESLSRTAEISLLDAIQTRRHGDALYFWACMDMDPRNPLKHDFWTFCDAINAGNCRFAFSEALKKMYGVKHNLSSLPPMPTDGDTWSVMHSWILPTRSFLEFVMFSRMFVDALDEQFYEEHHPNGHCYLSLTKDKHCYSRVLELLVNVWAYHSARRMVYVNPETGVMQELHRLKNRRGQMWVKWFQYNTLKSMDEDLAEEADSDHPKRRWLWPLTGEVFWQGVYEKERNLRSREKEKRRQQSKDKISRIRRRTRQKTIGKYVKPPPEEMEKSNSTTMKTKLLR